Proteins co-encoded in one Parascardovia denticolens DSM 10105 = JCM 12538 genomic window:
- a CDS encoding SLC13 family permease, with protein sequence MRRWVIQTLKRETILVIASILAIVSCFIVHPDKEYLGYIHTHTIGQLICLMLVVAGMQRIGVFRIIGAKMLSHARTPRFLVLIFIGLTFFSSMLITNDVALVTFVPFAIAVLIMAHMEDKTVITVTLMTLGANLGSMLTPVGNAHNLYLAAKTEMPIGQFLLIMIPYSGMAAILLIIATFIFFSDKQIPGFEGLDSDTIERHILAPEIEKEQPDEIRITGYGAGYGGWRLYVYIALFIVCLLAVSGIIPLWAMIAVCFGVFFLTDRRAFKHVDWGLPLTFVAFFIFIGNMRRVPEFYTLAANLVQIDPLDVAVGSSQLISNVPTTLLLASFSNNWHALIVGTNLGGMGTLIASMASLVSFKAVTARYPEKKRNYLGVYTVMNVVFLAILLGLAHLLV encoded by the coding sequence ATGCGTCGCTGGGTCATTCAGACTCTCAAGCGGGAAACCATTCTCGTCATCGCCAGCATCCTTGCTATCGTTTCCTGCTTCATCGTCCACCCCGATAAGGAATATCTCGGCTATATCCATACCCACACCATCGGCCAGCTGATCTGCCTCATGCTGGTGGTCGCGGGGATGCAGCGCATCGGCGTCTTCCGCATCATCGGCGCCAAAATGCTCTCCCACGCCCGCACCCCGCGTTTCCTGGTCCTCATCTTCATCGGCCTGACCTTCTTCTCTTCCATGCTCATCACCAATGATGTGGCTCTGGTCACCTTCGTCCCCTTCGCCATCGCCGTGCTCATCATGGCCCATATGGAAGACAAGACGGTCATCACCGTCACCCTCATGACCCTGGGAGCCAACCTGGGTTCCATGCTCACCCCGGTGGGTAACGCCCACAACCTGTATCTGGCCGCGAAGACGGAGATGCCCATCGGCCAGTTCCTGCTCATCATGATCCCCTACTCCGGCATGGCCGCCATCCTGCTCATCATCGCCACCTTCATCTTCTTCTCCGACAAGCAGATCCCCGGCTTCGAAGGCCTGGATTCCGACACCATCGAACGTCACATCCTGGCCCCGGAGATCGAAAAGGAACAGCCTGACGAAATCCGCATCACCGGCTACGGCGCCGGCTACGGCGGCTGGCGGCTCTACGTCTACATCGCCCTTTTCATCGTCTGCCTCCTGGCCGTCAGCGGCATCATCCCCTTGTGGGCCATGATCGCCGTCTGCTTCGGCGTTTTCTTCCTCACCGACCGTCGGGCCTTCAAACATGTGGATTGGGGTCTGCCCCTGACCTTCGTGGCCTTCTTCATCTTCATCGGCAACATGCGCCGCGTCCCCGAATTCTATACTTTGGCGGCCAATCTGGTGCAGATTGATCCCTTGGATGTGGCCGTCGGATCCAGCCAGCTCATCTCCAACGTCCCGACCACCCTGCTTCTGGCCAGCTTCTCCAATAACTGGCATGCCCTCATCGTGGGCACGAACCTGGGCGGCATGGGCACTCTGATCGCCTCCATGGCCTCCTTGGTCTCCTTCAAGGCCGTGACCGCCCGATACCCGGAGAAAAAGCGGAATTACCTGGGCGTCTATACGGTCATGAACGTGGTTTTCCTGGCCATCCTGCTGGGCCTGGCCCATCTGCTTGTCTGA
- the ychF gene encoding redox-regulated ATPase YchF has translation MSLTIGIVGLPNVGKSTLFNALTRNNVLAENYPFATIEPNTGIVPLPDSRLAVLAKLVGTEKIVPATVTFVDIAGIVKGASEGEGLGNQFLANIREADAICEVARVFQDDDIVHVNGKVDPDSDIDTINTELILADLQTVEKAIPRLEKDLRGRKIKQTYFDAVKQAQQILEAGETIDQAASEGKIDKDAVYDLHLLTAKPFIYVFNMDDDELTDEDLKRKLAAQVAPAKSIFLNAQFEADLTELDEADAREMLADAGLKESGLDQLARVGFDTLGLQTFLTAGVKEVRAWTIHKGWTAPQAAGVIHTDFERGFIKAEVVSYDDLVAAGSYTKVKEEGKMRLEGKDYVMRDGDVVEFKFNV, from the coding sequence ATGTCTTTGACCATTGGAATCGTTGGTTTGCCGAACGTTGGCAAGTCCACTCTTTTTAACGCTTTGACCAGGAACAACGTGTTGGCGGAGAACTACCCCTTCGCCACCATCGAGCCCAATACGGGCATCGTCCCCCTGCCCGACAGCCGTTTGGCCGTTCTGGCCAAGCTGGTCGGCACTGAGAAGATCGTGCCCGCCACCGTCACCTTCGTGGATATCGCCGGCATCGTCAAGGGGGCTTCCGAAGGCGAAGGTCTGGGCAACCAGTTCCTGGCCAACATTCGCGAGGCCGACGCCATCTGCGAAGTCGCCCGCGTCTTCCAGGACGATGACATCGTGCATGTGAACGGGAAGGTCGATCCCGATTCCGACATCGATACCATCAATACCGAGCTGATCCTGGCTGACCTGCAGACCGTGGAGAAGGCCATTCCCCGGTTGGAGAAGGATCTGCGCGGCCGCAAGATCAAGCAGACCTATTTCGACGCCGTCAAACAGGCGCAGCAGATCCTAGAAGCCGGCGAAACCATCGACCAAGCCGCTTCCGAAGGCAAGATCGATAAGGACGCGGTCTATGATCTTCATCTTTTGACGGCCAAGCCCTTCATCTACGTTTTCAACATGGACGACGACGAACTGACCGATGAGGACCTCAAGCGGAAACTGGCCGCCCAGGTGGCGCCGGCCAAGTCCATCTTCCTCAACGCCCAGTTCGAGGCCGACCTGACCGAGCTGGACGAGGCCGATGCCCGGGAGATGCTGGCGGACGCCGGTCTGAAGGAATCCGGGCTGGACCAGTTGGCCAGGGTTGGGTTCGACACCCTGGGCCTGCAGACCTTTCTGACCGCGGGAGTCAAGGAAGTGCGGGCCTGGACCATTCATAAGGGATGGACCGCCCCTCAGGCCGCCGGGGTCATCCACACCGACTTCGAGCGCGGCTTCATCAAGGCCGAGGTCGTTTCTTACGATGACCTGGTCGCGGCCGGCTCCTACACCAAGGTGAAGGAGGAAGGCAAGATGCGGCTGGAAGGCAAAGACTACGTGATGCGGGATGGCGACGTGGTCGAATTCAAGTTCAACGTCTGA
- a CDS encoding alpha/beta fold hydrolase: MTLLDSYYLPGLHVEDHSLSVPLDWSRADSPRFDPDLKDEVTAGLYQSYRKCRSLLPAERGSQTGEEDGDIRLFYRLVTRADQMGRDLPLLVFLQGGPGGAGPRPMSLESIPWLEEASKHYRIVLPDQRGTGRSTHVDSHRMAVFADDPRAGADYLHHFLADSIIRDFEYLRRTEFRGAKWTTLGQSYGGFLTMTYLSLYPQALAASFVTGGVMHIPGNAHELYEHTVPRMLAKSQQFYQRYPGDKDRLAAIADYVATHEVTLPNGDPLTVRRLQMMGGDFGMKPSFERMHWTLDSAFASADGSLSAKKSGQAPNKEITLTDGFLQEVMDLTSTYGNPLYWTLQEFIYANEDCGPIDWAAHDVIEHSPEFAVDHRPLVLIGEAALPEMFREDSSLKPFHAFVEEMMTDTRWGKIYDPDQLAHNQVPVQCVVYFDDMYVDSTLQLDTLSRLSHSHAWVTNQYEHDGVRSGDVFVHLYQEALRRGDLDHNFQETVAARNSFESRRKREG; the protein is encoded by the coding sequence ATGACCCTTTTGGATTCCTACTACCTACCTGGCCTTCATGTGGAAGACCACTCCCTGTCCGTCCCCCTGGATTGGTCCCGGGCCGATTCGCCCCGCTTCGACCCGGATCTGAAGGATGAGGTCACGGCAGGGCTTTACCAGTCTTATCGGAAATGCCGGTCTTTGCTCCCAGCGGAAAGGGGAAGCCAGACCGGGGAGGAGGATGGGGACATCCGCCTTTTCTACCGGCTGGTGACCCGGGCCGATCAGATGGGTCGGGATCTTCCCCTACTGGTCTTCCTGCAAGGCGGCCCCGGGGGAGCGGGACCTCGGCCGATGAGCTTGGAATCCATCCCTTGGCTGGAAGAGGCCAGCAAACACTACAGGATCGTTCTGCCCGACCAAAGGGGGACGGGCCGGTCCACCCATGTGGACTCCCATCGGATGGCCGTCTTCGCCGATGATCCGCGCGCGGGCGCCGACTACCTCCACCACTTCCTGGCCGACTCCATCATCAGGGATTTCGAATATCTTCGCCGCACCGAATTCCGCGGAGCCAAGTGGACCACCTTGGGCCAGTCCTATGGCGGATTCCTGACCATGACCTATCTGTCCCTTTATCCGCAAGCCTTGGCCGCCTCCTTCGTGACCGGCGGGGTCATGCACATCCCCGGCAATGCCCACGAATTGTATGAGCATACGGTTCCCCGGATGCTGGCCAAGAGCCAGCAGTTCTACCAGCGGTACCCGGGGGACAAAGACCGCCTTGCCGCCATCGCCGACTATGTGGCGACCCACGAAGTGACCTTGCCCAACGGAGACCCCCTCACCGTCCGCCGTCTGCAGATGATGGGCGGCGATTTCGGCATGAAGCCCAGCTTCGAACGCATGCATTGGACCTTGGATTCCGCCTTCGCTTCGGCTGATGGCAGTCTGTCTGCCAAAAAGTCCGGCCAGGCTCCCAACAAGGAAATCACTCTGACCGACGGATTCCTCCAGGAAGTCATGGATCTGACCTCCACCTACGGCAATCCTTTGTATTGGACCTTACAGGAGTTCATCTACGCCAACGAAGACTGCGGTCCCATCGACTGGGCCGCTCATGACGTGATCGAGCACAGTCCTGAATTCGCCGTCGATCACCGGCCCTTGGTCTTGATCGGGGAGGCGGCCCTGCCGGAGATGTTCCGTGAGGACAGCTCTCTCAAGCCTTTCCACGCTTTTGTGGAGGAGATGATGACCGATACCCGGTGGGGGAAGATCTACGACCCCGACCAATTGGCCCACAACCAGGTCCCGGTGCAATGTGTCGTCTATTTTGACGACATGTATGTGGATTCTACCCTGCAACTGGATACCCTCAGCCGTCTGTCCCATTCCCACGCCTGGGTGACCAACCAGTACGAACATGACGGGGTCCGCTCCGGCGACGTCTTCGTCCACCTTTACCAGGAGGCCCTTCGACGCGGGGATTTGGACCACAATTTTCAGGAAACCGTGGCCGCGCGGAATTCCTTCGAATCCCGGCGAAAGCGGGAAGGCTAG
- the pth gene encoding aminoacyl-tRNA hydrolase: MADFWLIVGLGNPGKKYEGTRHNMGFMCADLLSQRWSVSLSDHKGLALSGKGIMSLSGRTVKFFLAKPMTFMNDSGTAVASLCSYYGIGADHVVVIHDDMDLDFGRIKVKQGGSAGGHNGIKSIDRSLGTQDYYRVRLGIGHAQRGAAAHDKTIDWVLGGFKGSQKSELDDFLTDGADAAETIIFEGIDKAQTRYNSRK; encoded by the coding sequence ATGGCGGATTTCTGGTTGATCGTCGGTTTGGGCAACCCCGGCAAAAAATACGAAGGCACCCGGCACAACATGGGTTTCATGTGCGCCGACCTCCTTTCCCAGCGGTGGTCGGTCTCCCTGAGCGACCATAAAGGGCTGGCCCTGTCCGGCAAAGGGATCATGAGCCTGTCCGGCCGGACGGTCAAGTTCTTCCTTGCCAAGCCGATGACTTTCATGAACGATTCCGGGACCGCCGTCGCTTCCCTGTGCTCTTACTACGGCATCGGGGCGGACCACGTCGTGGTCATCCATGATGACATGGACTTGGACTTCGGCCGGATCAAGGTGAAGCAAGGGGGCTCGGCCGGAGGTCATAACGGCATCAAATCCATCGACCGGTCCTTGGGGACACAGGACTATTATCGGGTCCGCCTGGGCATCGGCCATGCGCAAAGGGGAGCCGCCGCCCATGACAAGACCATCGATTGGGTATTGGGCGGTTTCAAAGGATCCCAAAAGTCGGAATTGGACGATTTCCTGACCGATGGGGCGGATGCGGCGGAGACCATCATCTTCGAAGGGATAGATAAGGCCCAGACCCGCTACAATTCGCGGAAATAA
- a CDS encoding glycosyltransferase family 4 protein, producing MRIGFVFDDSLDAPDGVQQYIMTVGRELVRRGHQVVYLVGETATHPVDGIVPFSRNVAVRFNGNIMRIPLPTSREKIRQTLRHYDFDVLHVQAPYSPFMAGRVIDQAKKVSPRTRIVATYHIAPYSGLAMAGGKILGWLNASSRRKIDQIIAVSTVAADYARQAEGVAQATVIPNPVDCLAVRQRLEEEGERDPDRPFDQVHHRNHVVFLGRFVERKGAVLLLGALEYAQAHPDQVSFPDDIHVSFAGKGPLLEESKKRAAALKIPTDFLGFIDEEEKAPYLASADVAVFPSKAAESFGIVLIEAMAAGSGVILAGDNPGYHSTMLGNEEILFDVTSPDRAYKLAMLIAKALNDDVWARKIHSWQEKLITRYDVRTVVDQLEAVYRPR from the coding sequence ATGCGCATAGGTTTCGTTTTCGATGATTCCCTGGACGCCCCCGACGGCGTCCAGCAATACATCATGACCGTCGGCCGGGAACTGGTTCGTCGGGGCCATCAGGTGGTTTACCTGGTGGGAGAGACCGCGACCCACCCGGTGGACGGGATCGTCCCCTTCTCGCGGAACGTGGCTGTGCGCTTCAACGGGAACATCATGCGCATCCCCTTGCCCACTTCCCGGGAGAAGATCCGCCAGACCTTGCGCCACTATGATTTCGACGTCCTCCATGTGCAGGCCCCCTACAGCCCTTTCATGGCCGGACGGGTCATCGACCAGGCGAAGAAGGTCTCTCCCCGAACCCGGATCGTGGCAACTTACCATATAGCCCCCTATTCCGGCCTGGCCATGGCCGGGGGGAAGATTCTGGGCTGGCTCAACGCTTCCAGCCGGCGGAAGATCGACCAGATCATCGCCGTTTCCACGGTGGCCGCCGACTACGCCCGCCAGGCCGAAGGGGTCGCCCAGGCGACCGTCATCCCCAACCCGGTGGACTGCCTGGCCGTCCGCCAGCGCTTGGAGGAAGAAGGGGAGCGGGACCCCGACCGGCCTTTCGACCAGGTCCACCACCGCAACCATGTGGTCTTCCTGGGTCGTTTCGTTGAGCGGAAAGGGGCCGTCCTCCTGTTGGGCGCCCTCGAATACGCCCAGGCCCATCCCGACCAGGTGTCTTTCCCCGACGACATCCACGTTTCCTTCGCCGGCAAAGGGCCCTTGCTTGAGGAAAGCAAGAAGCGGGCGGCGGCTTTGAAGATTCCCACGGATTTTCTTGGCTTCATCGACGAGGAGGAGAAAGCCCCTTATCTGGCTTCGGCTGACGTGGCCGTTTTCCCCAGTAAGGCGGCTGAGTCCTTCGGCATCGTCCTCATCGAGGCCATGGCCGCAGGCAGCGGGGTGATCCTGGCCGGGGATAATCCGGGTTATCATTCCACCATGCTGGGCAATGAGGAGATCCTCTTCGACGTGACGTCGCCGGACCGGGCCTACAAGCTGGCCATGCTCATAGCCAAGGCCCTCAATGACGACGTTTGGGCCCGAAAGATCCATTCCTGGCAGGAGAAACTGATCACCCGGTACGATGTAAGGACGGTGGTCGACCAGTTGGAAGCCGTTTATCGGCCGCGATAG
- the mfd gene encoding transcription-repair coupling factor produces the protein MTDTKSATRKADAGGQGAAPEIKLDGSLSSFLPGLREDPAFADLVNDGRGVSLVGAPLGIRPALAAATGEGRPVVMVVPSGRDAEDMVGSIRSWYRGNPADVDMIPAWETLPHERLSPRADTVAQRMSVFHRLAHPVEGSDLFGPLKIVVVPVRSLIQPVVRGIQDMEPVVFQVGQEMDLSQAADRLVENAYTCADLVMDRGEFALRGGILDIFPPTAPHPVRIDFFGDEIDSIKPFHASDQRSFGQGQERIWAPACREIPLNQKVRRRAAALVGSIPNADDMLESISQGIPVEGMESLIPALIDDVMPVYSLFDPRAVIMFCDMERLRRGADDLTKTANEFLAASWHVAASGHGAGAPISFDKSNFLDFSEVHRSLELTHPATWDLSSLGVDPSADGHARLAAVPPDEYRGDESKATSGIQALRERGFAVAVTAAARGTLSRLRRVISSTGVSGVDFRLSLASDGFIDDKAHLALLTERDITGHSSVAAQAKTPKRRRKAIDLVELKKGDFVVHEQHGIGRFVEMVRRPVRPVNTRIRGLAPSSRGAAGHDPSDQAFREYLVIEYAPSKRGAPPDRLYIPTDQLDQVSKYIGAEEPKLNKLGGSDWSQTKAKARKKVKEIAQDLVKLYAARQRTQGFAFSPDTPWQRELEEAFPYQETPDQLTTIDEVKADMEKPIPMDRLICGDVGFGKTEIAVRAAFKAIQDSKQVAVLVPTTLLAQQHFETFTDRYEGFPVTVKMMSRFQSAAENKETIEGLRDGSVDLVIGTHKLLNPQIKFKDLGLVIIDEEQRFGVEHKETLKALRTNVDVLSLSATPIPRTLEMAVTGIREMSTLDTPPEDRLPVLTYVGAYEDTQVVAAIRRELLRGGQVFFVHNRVQDISKVAAHIKDLVPEAKIGMAHGKMGEKQLDNIIHDFWHRDIDVLVCTTIVETGLDISNANTLIVDRADRFGLSQLHQLRGRVGRGWERAYAYFLYDPAKPMTQTAHDRLSTIAQNTALGAGYDVAMKDLEIRGTGNLLGGEQSGHIEGVGFDLYVRMVSDAVQDYKESERTDAVATTVDLPVEASIPPSYIDSDKLRLEVYRKVAAAQGEEDFQEIRDELTDRYGKPPQALDLLFAVARLRSRAKAMGITDLIAQGRNIRVVGPDPQESVLMRLKRIYKTVQYRPVTHTLIIPTSFQGSFDSDPMDSKQVLEWTDLLLDDLTWRGKKA, from the coding sequence ATGACTGATACGAAAAGCGCGACGAGGAAGGCGGACGCAGGCGGGCAAGGCGCCGCGCCTGAAATCAAGCTGGACGGCTCCCTTTCCTCCTTCCTTCCGGGTCTGAGGGAGGATCCGGCTTTCGCCGATCTGGTTAATGACGGCAGGGGGGTGTCCTTGGTGGGAGCCCCTTTGGGCATTCGTCCCGCCCTGGCGGCGGCGACGGGGGAGGGTCGGCCGGTGGTCATGGTCGTCCCCTCCGGCAGGGACGCCGAAGACATGGTGGGCTCCATCCGCTCCTGGTATAGGGGGAACCCGGCCGACGTGGACATGATTCCCGCTTGGGAGACCCTTCCCCACGAACGTCTTTCCCCCCGGGCGGACACGGTGGCCCAACGCATGTCCGTCTTCCACCGCCTGGCCCATCCGGTGGAAGGGTCCGACCTTTTCGGGCCTTTGAAGATCGTGGTGGTCCCGGTCCGCTCCCTCATCCAGCCAGTCGTCCGGGGAATCCAGGACATGGAACCGGTGGTCTTCCAAGTGGGTCAGGAGATGGACCTGTCCCAGGCCGCGGACCGGCTTGTGGAGAACGCCTACACCTGCGCCGACCTGGTCATGGACAGGGGGGAGTTCGCCCTGCGCGGCGGCATCCTCGACATCTTCCCCCCGACGGCCCCGCACCCGGTCCGCATTGACTTCTTCGGGGACGAGATCGACAGCATCAAGCCTTTCCACGCTTCCGACCAAAGGAGTTTCGGCCAGGGCCAGGAACGGATTTGGGCCCCGGCCTGCCGGGAGATTCCCCTCAACCAGAAGGTCCGTAGGAGGGCGGCGGCCTTGGTCGGCTCCATTCCCAACGCCGATGACATGCTGGAATCCATTTCCCAGGGGATCCCTGTGGAAGGGATGGAATCGCTGATTCCGGCCTTGATCGATGACGTCATGCCGGTTTATTCCCTCTTCGACCCTCGGGCCGTCATCATGTTCTGCGATATGGAAAGGCTCCGCCGGGGGGCCGATGACCTGACCAAGACGGCCAATGAATTCCTGGCCGCATCCTGGCACGTGGCGGCGAGCGGTCACGGCGCGGGCGCGCCCATCAGCTTCGACAAGTCCAACTTCCTTGATTTCTCCGAGGTGCACCGGTCTTTGGAATTGACGCACCCGGCCACCTGGGACTTGTCGAGCTTGGGCGTGGACCCTTCCGCGGATGGGCACGCCCGGCTCGCGGCAGTGCCTCCGGATGAGTACCGGGGCGATGAATCCAAAGCCACTTCAGGCATCCAGGCACTGCGCGAGCGCGGCTTCGCCGTCGCCGTGACCGCCGCCGCACGGGGGACCCTGTCCCGCCTGCGGCGAGTCATCTCCTCGACCGGCGTGTCCGGGGTCGATTTTCGCCTGTCCCTCGCTTCCGACGGATTCATCGACGACAAGGCCCATCTGGCCCTCCTGACGGAAAGGGACATCACCGGCCATTCGTCCGTGGCCGCCCAGGCCAAAACCCCCAAACGCAGGCGCAAGGCCATCGACCTGGTCGAGCTGAAGAAGGGCGACTTCGTCGTCCATGAGCAGCATGGCATCGGCCGTTTCGTGGAGATGGTCCGTCGTCCCGTCCGTCCCGTCAATACCAGGATCAGGGGTCTGGCCCCCTCCTCTCGGGGCGCTGCCGGCCATGACCCTTCCGACCAGGCCTTCCGCGAGTATCTGGTCATCGAATACGCCCCTTCCAAACGGGGGGCTCCGCCTGACCGCCTTTACATCCCCACCGATCAGTTGGATCAGGTGAGCAAATACATAGGCGCGGAAGAACCCAAACTCAACAAGCTGGGCGGCTCCGACTGGTCCCAGACCAAGGCCAAGGCCCGGAAAAAGGTCAAGGAGATCGCCCAGGACCTGGTCAAGCTTTACGCCGCCCGGCAACGGACCCAGGGCTTCGCCTTCAGCCCCGACACCCCCTGGCAGCGCGAGCTGGAAGAGGCCTTCCCCTACCAGGAGACCCCCGATCAACTGACCACCATCGACGAGGTCAAGGCGGACATGGAGAAACCCATCCCCATGGACCGGCTCATTTGCGGGGACGTGGGCTTCGGCAAGACCGAGATCGCCGTCCGGGCTGCCTTCAAGGCCATCCAGGACTCCAAACAGGTGGCCGTTTTGGTGCCGACCACTCTTCTGGCCCAGCAGCATTTCGAGACTTTCACCGACCGGTACGAGGGTTTTCCGGTCACGGTCAAGATGATGTCCCGCTTCCAATCGGCGGCGGAGAACAAGGAGACCATCGAAGGATTGCGGGACGGGTCCGTGGACCTGGTCATCGGCACCCATAAACTGCTCAATCCCCAGATCAAATTCAAAGACCTGGGACTGGTCATCATCGATGAGGAACAGCGTTTCGGGGTGGAACACAAAGAGACCCTGAAAGCCTTGCGCACCAATGTGGACGTGCTCAGCCTGTCCGCCACCCCCATTCCCCGGACCCTGGAGATGGCCGTCACCGGAATCCGCGAGATGTCCACCCTGGATACTCCTCCGGAGGACCGCCTGCCCGTGCTCACCTATGTGGGGGCCTACGAAGACACCCAAGTGGTGGCCGCCATCCGCCGCGAGCTTCTGCGTGGGGGCCAGGTCTTCTTCGTCCACAACCGGGTGCAGGACATCTCCAAGGTGGCCGCCCACATCAAGGACCTGGTGCCGGAGGCCAAGATCGGCATGGCCCACGGCAAGATGGGGGAGAAGCAACTGGACAACATCATCCATGATTTCTGGCATCGTGACATCGACGTCCTGGTCTGCACCACCATCGTGGAAACCGGGCTGGATATCTCCAACGCCAACACCCTCATCGTGGACCGGGCCGACCGGTTCGGCCTCTCCCAGCTGCATCAGCTTAGGGGCCGGGTCGGGCGAGGATGGGAAAGGGCTTACGCCTACTTCCTCTACGATCCGGCCAAGCCCATGACCCAGACCGCCCATGACCGCCTGTCCACCATCGCCCAAAACACGGCCTTGGGGGCCGGCTATGACGTGGCCATGAAGGATTTGGAGATCCGCGGGACCGGCAACCTCTTGGGAGGGGAGCAGTCCGGCCACATCGAAGGAGTCGGCTTCGACCTTTATGTGCGGATGGTCTCCGACGCCGTCCAGGACTACAAGGAGTCGGAGCGGACCGACGCCGTGGCCACCACGGTCGACCTGCCGGTGGAGGCCTCCATCCCGCCGTCCTACATCGATTCCGACAAACTCCGCCTGGAGGTCTACCGCAAGGTGGCCGCCGCCCAAGGGGAGGAGGACTTCCAGGAGATCCGGGACGAGCTGACCGACCGTTATGGCAAACCTCCGCAGGCCTTGGACCTGCTTTTCGCCGTCGCCCGGCTGCGCTCGCGGGCCAAGGCCATGGGGATCACGGATCTGATCGCCCAAGGCAGGAACATCCGCGTGGTCGGCCCGGATCCGCAGGAATCCGTCCTGATGCGTTTGAAGCGGATCTACAAGACGGTCCAGTACCGCCCGGTCACCCATACCCTCATCATCCCCACCTCTTTCCAAGGCTCTTTCGACTCCGACCCCATGGATTCGAAGCAGGTCCTGGAATGGACGGATCTCCTCCTGGACGACCTCACCTGGAGGGGTAAAAAAGCCTGA
- the eno gene encoding phosphopyruvate hydratase, with translation MAIIESIYAREILDSRGNPTVEVLLETDDGALGHGLVPSGASTGEAEAWERRDGDKSRYQGKGTLNAVKAVNEEIAPKVIGMDATDQRALDETMIELDGTPNKGRLGANAILGVSLAALYASAESADLPLYRYIGGTNGHILPVPNMNIMNGGAHADFATDIQEYMISPYGFDSYHEALRAGVEVYHTLKNVLKKDDLATGLGDEGGFAPKMKSNEDSLKYIMDAISAAGYEPGRQIGISLDVASSEFYNKETGKYRFDGKERDAAYMLDYYENLINEYPIVSIEDPFQEEGWDDWAAITKKLGDRLQFVGDDLLVTNPARLAKGIELGAANSLLVKLNQIGTVTETLDAIELATANGYTSMVSHRSGETPDTTISDLAVAKNTRQIKTGAPARGERIAKYNRLLEIEEELGSTAQYAGYSAFKACKKYVK, from the coding sequence GTGGCAATTATTGAAAGCATTTACGCTCGCGAAATCCTTGATTCCCGCGGCAACCCGACCGTGGAAGTCCTGCTGGAAACCGATGACGGCGCCTTGGGCCACGGCCTGGTTCCTTCCGGCGCTTCCACCGGCGAAGCCGAGGCTTGGGAGCGTCGCGATGGCGACAAGTCCCGTTATCAGGGCAAGGGCACCCTCAATGCCGTCAAGGCCGTCAACGAAGAGATCGCTCCTAAGGTCATCGGCATGGACGCCACCGACCAGCGCGCTCTGGATGAGACCATGATCGAGCTCGACGGCACTCCCAACAAGGGTCGCTTGGGCGCCAACGCCATCCTGGGCGTTTCCTTGGCCGCCCTCTACGCTTCCGCCGAGTCCGCCGACCTGCCTCTTTACCGTTACATCGGCGGCACCAACGGCCACATCCTGCCCGTTCCCAACATGAACATCATGAACGGCGGCGCCCACGCTGATTTCGCCACCGACATCCAGGAATACATGATTTCCCCCTACGGCTTCGATTCTTATCATGAGGCCCTGCGCGCCGGCGTCGAAGTCTACCACACTTTGAAGAACGTCCTCAAGAAGGATGACCTGGCCACCGGTCTGGGTGATGAAGGCGGTTTCGCTCCTAAGATGAAGTCCAACGAGGACTCCCTCAAGTACATCATGGACGCCATCTCCGCAGCCGGCTATGAGCCTGGCCGTCAAATCGGCATCTCCCTGGATGTGGCCTCCTCCGAGTTCTACAACAAGGAGACCGGCAAGTATCGTTTCGACGGTAAAGAGCGCGACGCCGCTTACATGCTGGATTATTACGAGAACCTGATCAACGAGTACCCCATCGTCTCCATCGAGGATCCTTTCCAGGAAGAAGGCTGGGATGACTGGGCCGCCATCACCAAGAAGCTGGGCGATCGCCTCCAGTTCGTGGGCGATGACCTCCTGGTGACCAACCCCGCTCGTCTGGCGAAGGGCATCGAGCTCGGCGCCGCCAACTCCCTCCTGGTCAAGCTGAACCAGATAGGCACCGTGACCGAGACCTTGGACGCCATTGAGCTGGCCACCGCCAACGGTTATACCTCCATGGTCTCCCACCGTTCCGGCGAGACCCCGGACACCACCATCTCCGATCTGGCCGTCGCCAAGAACACCCGTCAAATCAAGACTGGCGCCCCAGCCCGTGGCGAGCGCATCGCCAAGTACAACCGCTTGCTCGAGATCGAGGAAGAGCTGGGCTCCACCGCTCAGTACGCCGGCTACAGCGCTTTCAAGGCCTGCAAGAAGTACGTCAAGTAG